A DNA window from Aureibaculum sp. 2308TA14-22 contains the following coding sequences:
- a CDS encoding ferritin, with protein sequence MLIKEVEKALNEQITVEAESSQIYLAMASWAEVKGLEGVAEFMYAQSDEERMHMLKLVKYINERGGHAKISQLKAPPSSFGSFKEMFETLFKHEVHVSKSINDLVHICLEVKDYATHNFLQWYVAEQIEEEAVARTILDKINLIGNDKGGLYLFDNDIKQLTVQSSVQIEP encoded by the coding sequence ATGTTGATAAAAGAAGTTGAAAAAGCATTAAATGAACAGATAACCGTTGAAGCGGAATCCTCTCAGATCTATTTAGCAATGGCATCTTGGGCCGAGGTAAAAGGACTGGAAGGTGTTGCTGAATTTATGTACGCCCAATCTGATGAAGAAAGAATGCACATGCTTAAGTTGGTTAAATATATAAATGAAAGGGGTGGTCACGCTAAAATTTCTCAATTAAAAGCACCACCATCTTCATTCGGATCGTTTAAAGAAATGTTTGAAACTTTATTTAAGCACGAAGTTCACGTTTCCAAAAGTATTAATGATTTGGTACACATTTGCTTAGAAGTAAAAGACTATGCTACTCATAACTTTTTGCAATGGTATGTAGCCGAACAAATTGAAGAGGAAGCGGTAGCTAGAACAATTCTTGATAAAATTAACCTTATTGGTAATGACAAAGGAGGGTTGTATCTATTTGATAACGATATAAAACAACTCACCGTACAATCTTCAGTTCAAATAGAACCTTAG